A stretch of DNA from Leptospira barantonii:
TTCAAATCGCGAAGTCCATTCAACCTTCTCCCCGGGGAGAATTGGAAATTACGGACGTCAACAAGGTCTATTTAGAACGAGGAACCTTAAACGTTCAAGTGATGGGCCGAGGTTACGCGTGGCTTGATACCGGAACTCACGAATCTCTTTTAGAGGCTTCCGTCTTTATCGAGACGATCGAAAAAAGACAAGGCCTTAAGGTCGCTTGTCCCGAGGAGATTGCGTTTCGAAAAGGATTTATCACTTCGACTCAATTGGAAGAACTCATCGCGCCCTTGAAGAAAAACGGATACGGACAATATTTGATCAAGGTGCTTCACGAAAAGATCTATTGAGATTGAAGTCGATCGATTCTCCTTCATGCAAAGCTATAATATCATAACCGTAACATACAATTCCGCGCGATACGTTTCGGCTTTGAACGAATCGATGAAGCTTCCTCAGAATTGGAATTGGGTGATATGGGACAACGATTCCAAGGACGAAACTCCGAATTTATTAAAGCGAATTGCGGATAACGAACGTAGGATCGTTTATCTCAATCGAAAAAATCTTGGATTTGCGGAAGGGAACAACGAAGCCGTAAAGATCGCTCCGAAAGCGGATTGGATTTTGTTGATCAATCCGGACTCTCGTTTGGATTCCGACTTTTTTAAAGAATGTGAATCTGTTCTTTCTTCCAAAGGAAAGGATTACTCCGTGTTTTCCTTTTTGATGTTAAAGGAGAATGACGACGCGGTTGTCGACGGGGCGGGGGACATCTATCACGTTTCCGGTGCGGCATGGAGAAGAGGTTATAAACAAATTCTTTCCGAAGAATACCTGAAAGAAGCGGAAATTTTCTCGGCTTGCGGAGGTGCGATGGCGATCCGTACATCCGTGTTCGAAAGTCTGGGCGGATTCGATTCCGATTTCTTTTGTTATATGGAAGACGTGGATCTGAGTTTTCGCGCAAGACTCGCGGGTGAAAAAGTTTTATTCACTCCGAATATAAAAGTCTACCATCACGGTTTTGGTTCGACCAAAGAAAGAAGTTCCTTTTCCCTTTATTACGGACTTCGAAACGCGTTAGTCGTCTATTGGAAGAATATGCCCTTTTTTTACGGGCTGAAATATTTATTTCATCATCTTCTTTTTTTCGGAACGAGTGTTCTCTATCATTCCGTATTTACGAGTCCGAAAATTCTGATCGTCCCCTTCGGTTTTTTAAAGATGTTGCCCGGGCTTGTTTTAAAACGTTTTAGAATGAACCGATCGAAAACGATTTCCTTCTCGAGTCTCGTTGCGTTGATGAACCAAGATTTGTTCTCTCCTTTTCGAAAAAAATAAGATTTATGTCCGAGCGTTTTTCTCCGTTAGCCGTCATTGTAACTTTTAATCCCGATTTTTCCAACACTCTCCGCAATATCCAAAATCTAAATTCGAACGAGGTCTCCGTTTTAATCGTGGACAATCATTCTTCGAATCTTCAGGAAATCAAATCCCACAAACAAAAACAAAATTTCCTTTTGGAAAACGATCGAAATCAAGGTTTGGGCTTCGCACTCAACAGAGGAATCGAATATGCAAAAGAAAATCGATATTCTCACGTTTGGCTTTTCGATCAGGACAGTTTTTTGGAATCGGAATCCATTCGGATCTTTTTGGATGCGGTTCAAAAACACGAAACCGATTCAAATGTTCAATCCAAGGTAGCTTCGTTCGGCCCAAACATATTCGATAAGGTTAAAGATCGCAACATCTACGGTCTTCCTGAGAATGCGACCGGTTTGTCGGACGCGAAATTTTTGATCACCTCCGGAAGTTTCTGCTCCTTGAAAGTATTAAACGAAGTCGGTTGGATTCGTTCGGATTTTTTCATTGATTACTTGGATTACGAATGGTGTTTTCGCGCCAACGATAAGGGTTATGTTCATAAGATCGTAACGGACTCGAAGATGTCTCATTCGATCGGAAACGAATCCAGAAACATATTAGGACTTTTTAAAATAGCGATTCATTCTCCGTTTCGCTGGTATTTTCTTTTTAGAAACGGGATTTCGATGTGCCGCTTGCCCCATGTTCCGGGGAGGTTCAAATTGGAAGTGATTCTGAAATCCGGTTTTCGATTTTCGATTCTTCCATTCTTTTCCAAATCCGTATTCGGAACCTACGCGCACATACTCCACGGGATCTGGGACGGTCTCACTCAAAAAGAATCCTCGTTTTATCGACGTCTTATCGGTTCGCCCGAAAACGGGAATGTCTGAATCGATTTCGGAACCCGCGTAAACTTTTATAAGGAATCGCCTCTTGAAGCTTGGTATCACAGTTTCGATCGTACTCTACAAACCGAATCTTGTCGTTTTTCGAGAGTCCATCGAATCGCTTTTGGACTCAGTCGCTTATCAAATTAAGAATTCCTCATATACCTGCAAATATAAGATCGATATAGTCGACAATTCTCCGTTAAACGACGGAAACGTTTCGAAAATGTTGGACGAGTTTTCCAAAAAAGCCCAACTGAAAAAGAAAGTAGAGTTTCGTTATATTCATCTTCCTGAAAATCCGGGCTATGGGGCCGCGAACAACCGCTCGATTCTGGAATCGACGTCCGATTTTCATCTTGTGCTGAACCCCGACATCAAAATGATTCCTCAAACCTTGGAGTTATGCGTTCGTTATCTAAAGGAACGTTCCGATTGCGACGCGGTGGTTCCTTCCGTTCTGGATTGGGACGCGGACGCGAAGGATGTAACTCGTATGCAATTTTTGATCAAATCGTATCCGACCGTTTTTGTTTTGTTCTTACGTTCTTTTGCTCCCGCGTTTTTTAAAAAGTTTTTTCAAAAGAATTTAAACGCTTACGATTTGATGGAAAGAGATTGGAGCAAAACGCAAGAATCCGTTCCGTTGGTAAGCGGATGTTTTATTTTCGCCAAAACGGATTCCTTACAAAGAATCGGAGGTTTCGACGAAAATTTCTTTTTGTATTTCGAGGACTTCGATCTTTCCATGCGTTTGAATCGGAAGGATTATTTTCCGAAGGTGAAAATCTTTCATAAGGGCGGGAACTCCTCCAAGAAAGGATTTTTACATGTAAGGCTTTTCGTAACGTCCGCATTTCGTTTTTTTATGAAATTCGGCTGGAAATTGTATTAAGTTTTTTAAATTTAGAAAATTCTACTTTGCGAATGCGAAATTAAACGGAAATCGAAACGATGCGTAATTTGATCTTGATTTTATGGGTTTCTCTTTTTATCGGAGTTCTATTTTTTCTTCAGATCCATTTTGCGACTCCTGCGGGCGTTGCGATCATGATTTGTATTTTCGCGTTCGCGGGAATTTTTTGGGTTACCGAGCCGATCCCCGGTTATGCGACTTCGATTCTGGTGATCTTTTTCGAGATTCTATTCTTTGCAAACCCGATGGGAATCAAAGAGCTTTCTTTTACAACGGGCAAAAATCCGGCTCCTTCCGTTTTTCTATCCTCTTTTGCGGATTCATCCATCGTTCTGTTTTTGGGCGGTTTCGTATTAGCAAAAGCCTGCGTTAAAACGGGACTCGATCGTTTTCTCGCAAACAGAATCATTCGTAAGTTCGGCGTTAAAAGTCATCAGGTGCTTCTCGGTTTTATGTTTACCACCGGATTTATTTCGATGTGGATGAGCAATACCGCGACGACTTCGATGATGATCGCGTTATCTTTTCCTTTGTTTCAAATTCTTCCCGAAAAAGAACCGTTCCGCAAAGCTCTTCTTTTGGGAATTCCTTTCGCGGCCAACATCGGAGGAGTGGGGACTCCGATCGGTTCTCCGCCGAACATCATTGCGATGGGAATCTTAAAACAACAAGGAGTTCAAGTTTCGTTCGGAACTTGGATGCTTTTTGCGGTTCCTCTTGTTGTCGTATTGATATTTTTTGCCTGGTTTCTTCTTTTGAAGTTGTTTCCCGAGAATGGCTCTTTGGATCTTATCGTTGAATTTCAGGAACCGGAAGGTGGAACCAAGTCTTTTGCGTTTCGGACTACCTCTGTGATTTTTTTAGGAACGGTCGCTCTTTGGTTTACCGAAAATCTGCACGGAATTCCGGCCGGGGTGATCGCACTTTTGCCTTTGATTCTTTTTCCCGCGTTCGGAATCTTAAATGAAAAGGACATCAATTCTTTGGAATGGTCCGTTCTACTTTTGATCGCCGGCGGGATCGCGATCGGTATCGGTCTTCAACAAAGCGGTATGAGCGTTTGGTTTTCGGATGTTCTAAAACCTATTACGAAACCTGAATATGCGGTAAGCGTGTTGTTCTTGCTCTGTATTCTGGCGCTTCTGCTGAGTACGTTTATGTCGAACACGGCGGCTACCAACCTTCTGGTTCCCTTTGCGTTTCCACTTTCCGCCATCATTCTTCCCGGATCGGAAGCGTATCTTCTGGAAATCTGTCTCGGGATCGCGCTTTCCGCTTCCTTGGCGATGTCTTTGCCGGTGAGTACACCTCCCAACGCGATCGCCTACGCGGTAGGCGGGTTTGAAATCAAGGACATGATTCGTGCGGGACTACCCGTGGGAATTTTCGGTCTTGTGTTGACCCTAGTCGCTTACTTTACGTTTTTATAATTTTCTTTCGGTTCTTGTTTTCCGATTAGGCGTATTTCATGGAAGAATTTTTAAACGAAGTCCCGATTCTTTTTTTCAAAGATACGAAAGAATGGACCGCTTGGCTTAAGAAAAATCATAAATCGGATTCTCCGATCTGGATGAAACTTTCCAAAAAAGAATCCGGAGTAGTTTCGATTTCGTATGCCGAGGCTTTGGAAGTCGCGCTTTGTTACGGTTGGATCGACAGCCAAAAACAAAAATACGACGAAACTTTTTGGCTTCAAAGATTCTCCGTTCGAGGACCGAAGAGCATCTGGTCCAAGATCAATCGCGAGAAAGCGATAGAACTCATCGCGTCGAAACGAATGCAAACCGCCGGACTCAAGGCGATCGAATCCGCAAAATCGGACGGACGTTGGGACAACGCGTATGCTTCCCCGAGTAAAATGGAAGTTCCGAAAGAGTTTCAAAAACTTTTGAAACAAAACCCGAGCGCATTGAAATTTTTCGAATCATTAAATTCCGCGAACCGTTACGCGATTCTATTCCGAATTCATAATGCAAAGAAGGAAGAAACGAAAGTAAAACGTATGAAGGAATTTTTGGAAATGCTCAAGAAGAAGGAAACGCTTCACTGAAAGGTTCTTAAAATTCCCGAAAAAATATCTTTCCAACGTCGAACGAGATGGATACATTACCCACAGTGTCCTTTCGCAGTTTCAAATTTTTTATAGCGTATTCTTTCGCGTTCTTATTTCTTTCCTGCCTTCCCGAATTCCTTAAAAATTCCACATCGGAAAACTCCGAGACCGATTCTCCATCGGCTCTCACAATCCTTCAAGACAAGATAGACGCGGTTCTTCACCCCGAACACAATCACGATCCCGAGCTTCTCAAGATTCTAGCGGGCGGGGACGTCATGTTCAACTGGGGAATCCGCGACACGATTCAAAAACACGGCGAGATCGCTCCCGTGGAAGGTCTGAAATCGCTTTTCGGCGAAGTGGACTTTCGAATGGTCAATCTGGAAACTCCGGTTGTCGCTTCCAAAACGGAAGAATCCAAAAAAGCGTATATCTTCACCGCTCACGAGAAGGACTTGGATTCGCTTAAGTTTTTGGGCGTGGACATGGTGTTTCTCGGAAACAATCATTCCTTCGATCACGGCCCGAACGGGATGGTCGAGACCCTTAACATATTAAAAAAAAATAATATTCTAAACGTGGGCGCCGGGAAAAAACTCCCCGACGTTCTCGATCCTCTTCAGCTCAGTTTAAAAGGTTCCGATCTTAGAATCCATTCCGTCACCGCGATCGCGGAACAAGCACACTACGCGACTCCTTTGAAATCGGGGGTGGCTCCTTTTTTACTTCCTTCTCTTCAAGCATCCTTTTTTGAAAGACGTCCTCCGATGCGTCGAGGTGTTCCTTATTCTCCTCCGGTTCGTATCGTTTCCTTGCATTGGGGAGTGGAATATTCTCCGTTTCCTACGCCCGATCAGAGAAAGATCGCGCGCGCCTTGATCGATTCCGGGGTGAAGATCGTGATCGGTCATCATCCTCATATTCCGCAGGGAATCGAATTGTATCGGGGAGGGGTGATTCTCTATTCTTTGGGGAATTTGATTTTCGGAAGTAGGAACTCCTACCTCAATCACAATCTAATCGCGATTCTTCACATCCGAAAGAACGTTCTGGAAACCGTAGAGCTCGTCCCGATTTTCGGGAAATTTCAAAAAGAGGACCACAAAATCCGACCCGTTCAAGGCAAGGAAGCGAAGGAGTTCCTACACGAGATCGCGGTTTTATCCTCGGAGTTAGGAACCAAACTTAGAGTCGAGGAAGAAAGGGCCTTTCTCGATCTTCCGACAAATTCCACCTTGACCCCTGCCTCTAAACGCAAAAGATAGGCATATTATCGGTTCTTCTGCTCGTCGCATACCGCAGGCGGGCTACAACCATAGGGGAAACTTTTTGAGAAACTACGAACTCACCACCATCACACGTGTGAGCGCGCGGGAATCTGCAAAGTCCGAAATTCAGGATACTTTGAAGAAATTTTCCGTGAGCGTCACCTCCGACGAAGACTGGGGCCAAAGAAAACTCTGGCACCCGATCAAACACGAAGAGCAGGGAATCTTCCACCACTACAAGTGTAGCGCCGATCCAGGTGCCATTGAAAAAGTGGAAAAGGAATTCTTAATCAACCAGAGCATTTTACGTTCCATGGTTGTGCGCCTCGATGGCTAATGATATCAACAGAGTGACTCTGGTCGGCCGCTTAACGCGGGACCCCGAGTTCAAATCGATCAATGGGACTTCTCTCGTTAACTTCTCCTTGGCCAACGGCCGGACCTATGTGTCTAACGGAGAAAAGAGGGAAGAATCTCATTTCTTCGATTGTGAAGTTTGGGGAAAACCGGCTGATATCATTCAACAATACTGCAAAAAAGGAAAGCAGATTGCCATTGAAGGAAGACTGAAGCAGGACACTTGGGAAACTCCAGAAGGTAAGAAAGCTTCTCGTATCCGTATCGTTGTTGAAAACTTTCAACTTCTCGGATCCAGAGACGACGGTTCTTCCTCTCCAAGAGAATCCTCTTCTTCCGGAGGAAATTCGTATCCATCCTCTCCGGAATACTACAGCCCTGCACCGGATGGTGACGACGACATACCGTTTTAATGAGGTACACTTATGAGTGAAAACGAAATCAAAGAAGAACGTTCCGAAAGACCGGAACAGAGCGAAGCTTCTTCCGAAATGGAAGGAAAGCCGCAAAGAAAACAGAATAAATACAAGAAGAAAGTCTGCCGTTTTACTGCGGATCCAGAACTTGCGAAACAAATCAATTACAAGAACATCGAGCTTTTGGAAAGATTCATCACTAACCGCGGTAAAATCATTCCAAGAAGAATTACGGGAACCAGCGCTCGTTATCAAAGAGTTCTCGCTCGTGAAATCCGCAAAGCAAGAAGCATCGGTCTTCTTCCTTACAAGGTGAACTGAGGTACGAACATGAGAGTGATCTTACAAAAAGACGTTATCAATCTCGGCGACGCGGGAGATCTTAGAGAAGTAACCGACGGTTACGCAAGAAATTTCCTGTTCCCGAAAAGACTCGCGGTTCGCGCAAACGACGGAAACACAAAAGCCGCTCTTCACCAAAAGAAACTTGGCGAACTGAAAAGAGAAAAACGCAAGAAGGCGATGGAAGGTGTTTCAGCAAGTCTCAACGGTAAAGAATATGATGTTCTCGTTAAAACCGGCGGCGGAGACAAACTTTTCGGAGCCGTTACTCCTATGGACGTAGCTTCTATTCTTAAAAAGAACGGAATCGAACTCGATAAAAGAAAAATCGAGATCGCTGAGCCTATCCGCAATCTGGGATCTTACAAGATCAAAATTCGTCTTGCAGACGGAATCCAGCCTGTGATTACGCTCAACGTTAAAAAAGAAGAAGAATAATTCTTCTTTAGGGGACCATGCAGTCCGACTCCTTATACGAACCGGAATCCGAAAGAGCCTTTTTAGGATTCCTGCTTCTTAAGGGGGCGGACAATCTCATAGATGTTCCCATCGATCCCGAAGACTTTTATGTGGATCTCCACAGAAGAGTCTATAAGGCGATCGCCGACCTTGTGGACAAACGGATCACGATCGATCCCGTTTCCGTCCTGAACTTTCTCAAGGAAAATTCCCTTCTTAAAGACGAAGAAAAAGAATTCAATTATATCTATTCTCTTTATAGAGACACCGTAGTCACACAACCTCTTGCGTACTACGCGACTCGGATCAAACGTTTTTCGGAAAGAAGAATGTATGCGAAGATCCTCCAAGATTCCTTGGAGTTGATCCGCAAAGAACCGGGCGACAACGAATCCGTATTCAACACGGTAGAAAAAAATCTCACCGAAATTTCACGAAGTATAGACGCAAAAGGTCTGCTTCCGGTTTCCTCGGACAAGGTAGCTCTTTCCGATTACATCATGGAGATCATGAAGAATCGGGGACAGATCACCGGTCTTCGTACGAACTTCACCAAACTCGACGAAGCGACCTCCGGTTTGAAGGAGCACGAGTTGATGATTCTCGCGGCCCGTCCCGGTAACGGTAAGACTACGTTCGCACTCAACATCGCGTCTAACGTGGCGCTCATTTACAACCAACCGGTTGTCATCTTCTCGCTCGAGATGAGCCGGATAGAACTTCTTCTCAAGATGGTCTGCGCCGATTCTCAAGTGGAATCGATGAAACTCAAAAAATCCGAACTCACTCGTTCCGACGCTCCCAAACTTTTGGAATCCATCGTTCGTGTGACCTCGGCTCCGATCTACATTGACGACTCGGGTGGTTTGACGATCGACGACTTTAAGGGACGGGTTCGTAAACTTCTCACTACCGAAAAAATCGGACTGATCGTCGTGGATTACTTACAGCTCATGAGCGATCCGAAGAACAAGGAAGGCGGTCGTCAACAAGAGGTCGCTTCGATTTCCCGTTCCCTCAAACAGATGGCGAAGGAAGCGAAATGTCCGATCATCGCTCTTTCTCAGATGTCTCGGGCGGTGGAACAAAGATCCAAGGATCAAAAACCTCAGCTTTCCGACCTTCGGGAATCGGGTGCGATCGAGCAGGATGCCGACATCGTCTCGTTCATCTATCGAGAGGAGAAGGTAAAAGCCGAAGAAGAGATCAGTCCGGAGATGAGAGGAAAGGCCGAGATCATCATCGCAAAAAACCGTTCCGGTCCTATCGGTTCTTTTCATCTTGCCTTTAGGCCCGAGCTTAGCAGATTTGATAATATAGATTAATTTACGGACCGCGTGAAGGTCTCAATAGGAAACGGAAATCATTGAAACAGTGGATTCAGGAAAGTTATAAACAGCGCTCTTGGGCCGGAGAATTAAACGAATCCCAAGAAGGTAAAAAGATCGTTCTTTACGGTTGGTCGTTTCGTTTTAGAGATCAGGGTGGTGTGATTTTTATCGATCTTCGCGATAGAACCGGAATCATTCAGGTTGTCGCACGCAAGGAACTTCTCGGAGATTCTTTTACGCTTGCCGAGAAGGTTCGTTCCGAATACGTTCTCGCGGTCACTGGAACTCTCAAAAAACGCGACGCCGAATCCATCAACCCGAGAATGCAAACCGGAACCATCGAAGTGGTTCTGGATCAATTAGAAATTTTGAATGCGGCTAAAACCCCTCCGTTCTCCTTGGACGAGTTCGACGACGTTTCCGAAGAACTCAGATTGAAATACCGTTATCTGGATTTCAGAAGAGAAGAACTGAAGAATCGGATGATCAAAAGACACGAATTCATATTCGCAATTCGTAATTATCTCAACAAACGTAAGTTCGTCGAAATCGAAACTCCGATCCTGAACAAATCCACTCCGGAAGGTGCGAGAGACTTTTTGGTTCCTTCCCGTTTGAATCCGAACGAGTTTTATGCGCTTCCACAATCTCCTCAGATCTTCAAACAGATTTTGATGGTGGGTGGAATGGAACGATATTTCCAAATCGTAAAATGTTTTCGAGACGAGGACTTACGCGCGGACAGACAACCCGAGTTCACTCAGCTCGATATGGAATTTTCATTCGTAAGCCAAGAGGAAATTCTCGCGGAGATCGAGGGACTCGTCGCGTCGATCTATAAAGAAGTTTTTAACATTCAATTGACCGTTCCTTTTCCGAGAATGACTTATAAAACCGCTATGGAAGAATACGGTTCGGATAAACCGGATCTTCGTTTCGGTATGAAACTAGTGGACGTTTCCGAAATCGTAAAAGACTGCGACTTCAACGTATTCTCGGGCGCCGTGAAAAGCGGCGGAACCGTAAAGGTGGTTTGTGTTCCGGGCGGCTCCGTCATCTCCAGAAAAGAGATCGAAGATTATACGGCTTGGCTGAATCGCGACTACAAAGCAAAGGGCCTTGCTTATATGAAACACGGGGCTCAAGGTCTCGAATCCACGATCACAAAACGTTTTAAACAAGAAGAACTCGACGCGATCTCCAAAGCATGTAATTCGAAAGAAGGGGACATGTTGTTCTTCGGCGCGGACGAAAAGGAAATCGTCAATCACTCGTTAGGCGCTCTTCGTTTGAAACTTTCGGAACGTTTTGAAACTCCGAAGGAAGGGGAGAATAACATCACTTGGATCGTGGACTTTCCTATGTTCGAGTGGAACAAGGACCACAAACGTTGGGACGCGTTGCATCACCCGTTCACTTCACCGTCCGACGATAGCATTCCGTATTTTGAATCTATGGAAACCCTGCAGAAGAACGCGGGCAACGCGACCGCCAAAGCGTACGACCTCGTTATGAACGGAGTCGAAATCGGCGGAGGTTCCATTAGAATTCATTCCCGAGACATTCAGAATCAAGTGTTTAAGGTTCTCGGTATCGAAGAGGAAGAAGCGAAGGAAAAATTCGGATTCTTATTGGAAGCCCTCGAATACGGAGCTCCACCTCACGGAGGTTTGGCGTTCGGTATCGACCGTATGCTGATGCTCCTCACCGGAGGAAAATCGATCCGAGACGTGATCGCTTTCCCGAAAACTCAAAAGGGTCTTTGTCTCATGAGCGAATGTCCTTCTCCCGTTGAAGAAAAACAGCTTCAAGAGTTGAAGATCAAACTGGTAAAGGTATAAACTTATTTCCACGCGCAAAGAACAGTTCAACTTCGAGAATCAGGATCTTTATCGTAAGATCTGCGGGATCAACGACGACGGTGTGAAAATTCTCGAGAAACAACTCGAGATGGACATCATCCCGAGGGGAAACGGTTTTCAGATCGAGGGCGAATCCGCGAAAGTGGATTTCGCTTTGGAT
This window harbors:
- a CDS encoding glycosyltransferase family 2 protein → MQSYNIITVTYNSARYVSALNESMKLPQNWNWVIWDNDSKDETPNLLKRIADNERRIVYLNRKNLGFAEGNNEAVKIAPKADWILLINPDSRLDSDFFKECESVLSSKGKDYSVFSFLMLKENDDAVVDGAGDIYHVSGAAWRRGYKQILSEEYLKEAEIFSACGGAMAIRTSVFESLGGFDSDFFCYMEDVDLSFRARLAGEKVLFTPNIKVYHHGFGSTKERSSFSLYYGLRNALVVYWKNMPFFYGLKYLFHHLLFFGTSVLYHSVFTSPKILIVPFGFLKMLPGLVLKRFRMNRSKTISFSSLVALMNQDLFSPFRKK
- a CDS encoding glycosyltransferase family 2 protein, which gives rise to MSERFSPLAVIVTFNPDFSNTLRNIQNLNSNEVSVLIVDNHSSNLQEIKSHKQKQNFLLENDRNQGLGFALNRGIEYAKENRYSHVWLFDQDSFLESESIRIFLDAVQKHETDSNVQSKVASFGPNIFDKVKDRNIYGLPENATGLSDAKFLITSGSFCSLKVLNEVGWIRSDFFIDYLDYEWCFRANDKGYVHKIVTDSKMSHSIGNESRNILGLFKIAIHSPFRWYFLFRNGISMCRLPHVPGRFKLEVILKSGFRFSILPFFSKSVFGTYAHILHGIWDGLTQKESSFYRRLIGSPENGNV
- a CDS encoding glycosyltransferase, which produces MKLGITVSIVLYKPNLVVFRESIESLLDSVAYQIKNSSYTCKYKIDIVDNSPLNDGNVSKMLDEFSKKAQLKKKVEFRYIHLPENPGYGAANNRSILESTSDFHLVLNPDIKMIPQTLELCVRYLKERSDCDAVVPSVLDWDADAKDVTRMQFLIKSYPTVFVLFLRSFAPAFFKKFFQKNLNAYDLMERDWSKTQESVPLVSGCFIFAKTDSLQRIGGFDENFFLYFEDFDLSMRLNRKDYFPKVKIFHKGGNSSKKGFLHVRLFVTSAFRFFMKFGWKLY
- a CDS encoding DASS family sodium-coupled anion symporter, giving the protein MRNLILILWVSLFIGVLFFLQIHFATPAGVAIMICIFAFAGIFWVTEPIPGYATSILVIFFEILFFANPMGIKELSFTTGKNPAPSVFLSSFADSSIVLFLGGFVLAKACVKTGLDRFLANRIIRKFGVKSHQVLLGFMFTTGFISMWMSNTATTSMMIALSFPLFQILPEKEPFRKALLLGIPFAANIGGVGTPIGSPPNIIAMGILKQQGVQVSFGTWMLFAVPLVVVLIFFAWFLLLKLFPENGSLDLIVEFQEPEGGTKSFAFRTTSVIFLGTVALWFTENLHGIPAGVIALLPLILFPAFGILNEKDINSLEWSVLLLIAGGIAIGIGLQQSGMSVWFSDVLKPITKPEYAVSVLFLLCILALLLSTFMSNTAATNLLVPFAFPLSAIILPGSEAYLLEICLGIALSASLAMSLPVSTPPNAIAYAVGGFEIKDMIRAGLPVGIFGLVLTLVAYFTFL
- a CDS encoding YdeI/OmpD-associated family protein; this translates as MEEFLNEVPILFFKDTKEWTAWLKKNHKSDSPIWMKLSKKESGVVSISYAEALEVALCYGWIDSQKQKYDETFWLQRFSVRGPKSIWSKINREKAIELIASKRMQTAGLKAIESAKSDGRWDNAYASPSKMEVPKEFQKLLKQNPSALKFFESLNSANRYAILFRIHNAKKEETKVKRMKEFLEMLKKKETLH
- a CDS encoding CapA family protein, whose amino-acid sequence is MDTLPTVSFRSFKFFIAYSFAFLFLSCLPEFLKNSTSENSETDSPSALTILQDKIDAVLHPEHNHDPELLKILAGGDVMFNWGIRDTIQKHGEIAPVEGLKSLFGEVDFRMVNLETPVVASKTEESKKAYIFTAHEKDLDSLKFLGVDMVFLGNNHSFDHGPNGMVETLNILKKNNILNVGAGKKLPDVLDPLQLSLKGSDLRIHSVTAIAEQAHYATPLKSGVAPFLLPSLQASFFERRPPMRRGVPYSPPVRIVSLHWGVEYSPFPTPDQRKIARALIDSGVKIVIGHHPHIPQGIELYRGGVILYSLGNLIFGSRNSYLNHNLIAILHIRKNVLETVELVPIFGKFQKEDHKIRPVQGKEAKEFLHEIAVLSSELGTKLRVEEERAFLDLPTNSTLTPASKRKR
- the rpsF gene encoding 30S ribosomal protein S6, with translation MRNYELTTITRVSARESAKSEIQDTLKKFSVSVTSDEDWGQRKLWHPIKHEEQGIFHHYKCSADPGAIEKVEKEFLINQSILRSMVVRLDG
- a CDS encoding single-stranded DNA-binding protein; this translates as MANDINRVTLVGRLTRDPEFKSINGTSLVNFSLANGRTYVSNGEKREESHFFDCEVWGKPADIIQQYCKKGKQIAIEGRLKQDTWETPEGKKASRIRIVVENFQLLGSRDDGSSSPRESSSSGGNSYPSSPEYYSPAPDGDDDIPF
- the rpsR gene encoding 30S ribosomal protein S18, producing the protein MSENEIKEERSERPEQSEASSEMEGKPQRKQNKYKKKVCRFTADPELAKQINYKNIELLERFITNRGKIIPRRITGTSARYQRVLAREIRKARSIGLLPYKVN
- the rplI gene encoding 50S ribosomal protein L9, with protein sequence MRVILQKDVINLGDAGDLREVTDGYARNFLFPKRLAVRANDGNTKAALHQKKLGELKREKRKKAMEGVSASLNGKEYDVLVKTGGGDKLFGAVTPMDVASILKKNGIELDKRKIEIAEPIRNLGSYKIKIRLADGIQPVITLNVKKEEE
- the dnaB gene encoding replicative DNA helicase gives rise to the protein MQSDSLYEPESERAFLGFLLLKGADNLIDVPIDPEDFYVDLHRRVYKAIADLVDKRITIDPVSVLNFLKENSLLKDEEKEFNYIYSLYRDTVVTQPLAYYATRIKRFSERRMYAKILQDSLELIRKEPGDNESVFNTVEKNLTEISRSIDAKGLLPVSSDKVALSDYIMEIMKNRGQITGLRTNFTKLDEATSGLKEHELMILAARPGNGKTTFALNIASNVALIYNQPVVIFSLEMSRIELLLKMVCADSQVESMKLKKSELTRSDAPKLLESIVRVTSAPIYIDDSGGLTIDDFKGRVRKLLTTEKIGLIVVDYLQLMSDPKNKEGGRQQEVASISRSLKQMAKEAKCPIIALSQMSRAVEQRSKDQKPQLSDLRESGAIEQDADIVSFIYREEKVKAEEEISPEMRGKAEIIIAKNRSGPIGSFHLAFRPELSRFDNID
- the aspS gene encoding aspartate--tRNA ligase produces the protein MKQWIQESYKQRSWAGELNESQEGKKIVLYGWSFRFRDQGGVIFIDLRDRTGIIQVVARKELLGDSFTLAEKVRSEYVLAVTGTLKKRDAESINPRMQTGTIEVVLDQLEILNAAKTPPFSLDEFDDVSEELRLKYRYLDFRREELKNRMIKRHEFIFAIRNYLNKRKFVEIETPILNKSTPEGARDFLVPSRLNPNEFYALPQSPQIFKQILMVGGMERYFQIVKCFRDEDLRADRQPEFTQLDMEFSFVSQEEILAEIEGLVASIYKEVFNIQLTVPFPRMTYKTAMEEYGSDKPDLRFGMKLVDVSEIVKDCDFNVFSGAVKSGGTVKVVCVPGGSVISRKEIEDYTAWLNRDYKAKGLAYMKHGAQGLESTITKRFKQEELDAISKACNSKEGDMLFFGADEKEIVNHSLGALRLKLSERFETPKEGENNITWIVDFPMFEWNKDHKRWDALHHPFTSPSDDSIPYFESMETLQKNAGNATAKAYDLVMNGVEIGGGSIRIHSRDIQNQVFKVLGIEEEEAKEKFGFLLEALEYGAPPHGGLAFGIDRMLMLLTGGKSIRDVIAFPKTQKGLCLMSECPSPVEEKQLQELKIKLVKV